One window of Hylemonella gracilis genomic DNA carries:
- a CDS encoding amino acid ABC transporter ATP-binding protein, producing the protein MASMQAMRQAVRADADSAQRPVLRIEGLRKSYGALDVLKGISLELHRGETLALIGPSGSGKSTCLRCINFLERPTDGAIFLDEERIGQLPSRRQDWRWMSDRELAPQRAEIGMVFQGFYLWPHLNVRDNVALGPIRAGGMARAEAHALAQEMLDKVHLGHKADEFPERLSGGQQQRVAIARALAQRPRLILFDEPTSALDPELVGEVLGVIRELAEEGRSMILVTHEIRFARDVADRVIFMDQGHIVEKGSAAEVIDRPRVERTRSFLGKVGGRVGAGDDASAQVGLVRPAR; encoded by the coding sequence ATGGCCTCCATGCAGGCGATGCGGCAAGCGGTGCGAGCCGATGCCGATTCCGCGCAGCGGCCCGTGCTGCGCATCGAAGGGCTGCGGAAAAGCTACGGCGCGCTCGATGTTCTCAAGGGCATCTCGCTGGAATTGCACAGGGGCGAGACCCTCGCCCTCATTGGTCCGAGCGGTTCCGGCAAATCCACCTGTCTGCGGTGCATCAATTTTCTGGAGCGTCCGACGGATGGCGCGATCTTTCTGGATGAGGAGCGCATCGGGCAATTGCCCAGCCGGCGACAGGACTGGCGCTGGATGTCGGACCGTGAACTGGCGCCCCAGCGCGCCGAGATCGGCATGGTGTTCCAGGGCTTCTACCTGTGGCCCCATTTGAACGTGCGCGACAACGTGGCGCTTGGGCCCATCCGGGCTGGCGGCATGGCGCGCGCCGAGGCGCACGCCCTCGCGCAGGAGATGCTGGACAAGGTGCATCTGGGACACAAGGCGGACGAATTCCCGGAGCGGCTCTCGGGCGGGCAGCAGCAGCGCGTGGCGATCGCACGGGCCCTGGCGCAGCGACCCAGGCTGATCCTGTTCGACGAGCCCACCTCGGCGCTGGACCCGGAACTGGTGGGCGAGGTGCTGGGCGTGATCCGCGAGCTGGCGGAGGAAGGGCGATCCATGATTCTGGTCACGCACGAAATCCGCTTCGCCCGCGACGTGGCCGATCGTGTCATCTTCATGGATCAGGGGCACATCGTCGAAAAAGGCAGCGCCGCCGAGGTCATCGATCGGCCGCGCGTGGAGCGCACGCGCAGCTTTCTCGGCAAGGTCGGTGGCCGCGTTGGGGCGGGCGATGACGCCAGTGCCCAAGTCGGCCTGGTGCGGCCCGCAAGGTGA
- a CDS encoding amino acid ABC transporter permease, with protein MMHTFLGILAALAVGVVTIVQVTLGAFLIACVLGLALAVLRVFGRHRLPLWLLSVYVEWMRNVPALAHLFLLYFGLAAAGIRLSPLCAAVTGLGLVGAAVLCDVFAAGLRSLHMGQREAALAVGLAPGQVLRFVLVPQMLRVTFPSLTNYAVVLIKDTSIASAIAAPEIMFLARNLVTSTFETVLIYLAAMLLYAALVWPVTWGFRRIELRMEGVR; from the coding sequence ATGATGCACACCTTTCTGGGCATTCTGGCCGCCTTGGCCGTGGGCGTGGTCACGATCGTCCAGGTGACGCTGGGGGCCTTCCTGATCGCCTGCGTGCTGGGGCTTGCACTGGCCGTGCTGCGGGTCTTCGGTCGCCACCGCCTGCCCTTGTGGCTGTTGTCGGTCTACGTCGAGTGGATGCGCAATGTGCCGGCGCTGGCGCATCTGTTCCTACTCTATTTCGGCCTTGCCGCGGCCGGTATCCGTCTCTCACCGCTGTGCGCGGCTGTGACGGGCTTGGGCCTGGTGGGGGCGGCGGTGCTCTGCGATGTGTTCGCGGCCGGCTTGCGCTCGCTGCACATGGGACAGCGTGAAGCGGCCCTGGCCGTTGGCCTGGCGCCGGGGCAGGTGCTGCGTTTCGTGCTCGTGCCGCAGATGCTGCGCGTGACCTTTCCATCCTTGACGAATTACGCCGTGGTGCTCATCAAGGACACCTCGATCGCGTCGGCCATCGCCGCGCCCGAAATCATGTTCCTCGCCCGCAACCTCGTGACATCGACTTTCGAGACCGTGCTGATCTACCTGGCGGCCATGCTGCTGTACGCGGCCCTGGTCTGGCCCGTGACCTGGGGGTTCCGACGGATCGAACTGCGAATGGAGGGCGTGCGATGA
- a CDS encoding amino acid ABC transporter permease, whose product MTAFFLTYLEYLPEWWPRLLDGARVTASLSLLGFVLALGLGALLLVLQRGGVRPLATLARGYVVAVRTVPLLALLLTLYFALPALGLTLPGFWAGALGLGLHGSAYVAEILRGGLLSVHRGQREAALAAGLSPLQVFVRVVWPQALRVMLAPLLNTYVTLLKDSSLCALIATEELMLAARAIASESFLPLHIFLLVGVFYFAIAFPLSMLSRLIERRLRRGRRTLGRHEPCPAVRRRSPRSHRRRYTHESRSVQSRLCLDRASQGGHGGR is encoded by the coding sequence ATGACGGCGTTTTTCCTGACCTATCTGGAGTACCTGCCCGAATGGTGGCCGCGGCTGCTGGACGGCGCGCGGGTGACGGCGAGCCTGTCATTGTTGGGTTTCGTGCTGGCCCTGGGGCTGGGGGCCTTGCTGCTGGTGCTGCAGCGCGGCGGCGTGAGACCACTGGCGACGCTGGCCCGGGGGTATGTGGTGGCCGTTCGGACGGTGCCGCTGCTGGCCCTGTTGCTGACTTTGTACTTCGCGCTTCCCGCGCTGGGCCTGACGCTGCCTGGTTTCTGGGCCGGCGCCCTGGGCCTGGGGTTGCATGGTTCGGCCTACGTGGCCGAAATCCTGCGCGGTGGCCTGTTGTCGGTGCATCGTGGTCAGCGCGAGGCGGCACTGGCCGCGGGCCTGTCGCCGCTGCAGGTGTTTGTGCGCGTGGTGTGGCCGCAGGCCTTGCGCGTCATGCTCGCGCCGCTGCTCAATACCTACGTGACCCTGCTGAAAGACAGTTCCCTGTGCGCGTTGATTGCCACCGAAGAACTGATGTTGGCCGCGCGCGCCATCGCCAGCGAGTCGTTTCTCCCATTGCACATCTTCCTGCTGGTCGGTGTGTTCTATTTTGCGATCGCGTTTCCCCTGTCCATGCTTTCTCGACTCATCGAGCGGCGCCTGCGGCGGGGTCGACGCACCCTGGGGCGGCATGAGCCCTGCCCGGCCGTCCGAAGGCGCTCGCCCCGAAGCCACAGGCGAAGGTACACCCATGAATCCCGTTCTGTTCAATCCCGCCTTTGTCTCGATCGAGCAAGCCAAGGCGGCCATGGAGGCCGGTGA
- a CDS encoding amidase, with amino-acid sequence MNPVLFNPAFVSIEQAKAAMEAGELTSEVLVEHQLQRIERFDAKLHAFVDVYADEARETARAMDGLRRAGISLGPLHGVTVAVKDLFEIDGKPITGGSVAQPARISTSTATVVQRLRSAGAIVIGKTHTVEYAFGGWGTNEVMGTPWNPWDLRTHRIPGGSSSGSAVAVAAGLACAAIGTDTGGSVRIPAGLCGLVGLKTTHGLISRHGLIELCPSHDTVGPLARTARDCALLLDVMAGADPLDDVSQGAPVRQIAPALKALPRGARLWVLPAAERVGVEAAVLTAYDEALNVLRGMGIQLVEQDLPQSCAESMRIAGQLMSAEGYAQLGPLFERSELRFDPNIRRRILLGSGISAQQYQDLLRSRDRARRDMLNAMDGIDACVFPTNAISAIPVAEVDELATPLSRFGRFVNLMNLCALAVPAGMSPEGMPISVQFIGRSWDEPKVLRLGLGFEQATAWHGLRPAGLD; translated from the coding sequence ATGAATCCCGTTCTGTTCAATCCCGCCTTTGTCTCGATCGAGCAAGCCAAGGCGGCCATGGAGGCCGGTGAGCTCACCAGCGAGGTGCTGGTGGAACATCAACTGCAGCGCATCGAGCGATTCGATGCCAAGCTGCACGCCTTCGTCGATGTCTATGCCGACGAGGCGCGCGAGACCGCGCGCGCGATGGATGGCCTGCGCCGCGCGGGCATCAGTCTCGGCCCCTTGCACGGTGTCACCGTGGCGGTGAAAGACCTGTTCGAGATCGACGGCAAGCCGATCACCGGCGGTTCCGTGGCCCAGCCGGCCAGGATCTCGACCAGCACGGCCACCGTGGTGCAGCGTTTGCGATCTGCGGGAGCCATCGTGATCGGCAAGACCCACACGGTTGAATATGCCTTCGGGGGCTGGGGCACGAACGAAGTCATGGGCACGCCCTGGAACCCCTGGGATCTGCGCACGCACCGGATTCCGGGCGGCTCCAGCAGCGGGTCCGCGGTGGCTGTTGCCGCGGGCCTGGCCTGCGCGGCCATCGGCACCGACACCGGTGGCTCGGTGCGCATCCCCGCGGGCCTGTGCGGGCTGGTGGGACTGAAGACCACGCATGGTTTGATCAGCCGGCATGGCTTGATCGAACTCTGCCCCAGCCACGACACAGTTGGTCCCCTGGCGCGCACTGCCAGGGATTGCGCTTTGCTGCTGGACGTGATGGCGGGGGCTGACCCGCTGGACGACGTGTCGCAGGGCGCACCGGTGCGGCAGATTGCACCCGCCCTGAAGGCCCTGCCGCGCGGGGCCCGGCTCTGGGTTTTGCCGGCCGCGGAGCGGGTGGGGGTGGAGGCCGCCGTTCTGACCGCCTACGACGAAGCCCTGAACGTGTTGCGGGGCATGGGGATACAACTGGTCGAACAGGACCTGCCCCAGTCCTGCGCCGAGTCCATGCGCATCGCCGGTCAGTTGATGAGCGCCGAAGGCTACGCGCAACTCGGGCCGTTGTTCGAGCGTTCCGAACTGCGCTTCGACCCGAACATCCGGCGCCGCATTCTGCTGGGGAGTGGCATCAGCGCGCAGCAATACCAGGACCTCTTGCGTTCCCGTGACCGTGCACGCCGTGACATGTTGAACGCCATGGACGGCATCGACGCCTGCGTGTTTCCCACCAATGCCATCTCCGCCATTCCGGTGGCCGAGGTGGACGAACTCGCCACGCCCTTGTCGCGTTTCGGGCGCTTCGTCAATTTGATGAACCTGTGTGCCCTGGCCGTCCCGGCCGGGATGTCACCCGAGGGCATGCCGATATCCGTCCAATTCATCGGCCGTTCCTGGGACGAACCCAAGGTGCTGCGCCTGGGTCTGGGGTTCGAGCAAGCCACCGCGTGGCACGGGCTGCGCCCCGCCGGTCTGGATTGA
- a CDS encoding D-amino acid dehydrogenase — MKVCVIGAGIVGCATAYQLALQGWEVHLLDQAPGAGRGTSFANGAQLSYSYVEPLASPATLRGLPAMLVSSASPLRLRLRADVRQWVWCLQFLRACTARQSRLGTRELLLLAQLSRETLDSWMDREDWRFSFQRNGKLVLCPDAESLRRQQAQLQFQSTLGCRQTLLTPQECVDREPALRTSIDQFAGGVWTADECVGDPHALSLEMTDSLLRLGGQVHFDTKVTGFVVQGDRVAAAVTPGGAFAADAFVIANGVEAPRLAALVRVTLPIYPIKGYSITLPVRASDKAPRVSVTDLGRKTVFAPLGGRLRVAARAELVGHDLSIPPGRIQQMMDAARQMFPEACEFQDPQSWAGLRPATPTAVPIIGQRGPANLYINAGHGALGFTLAAGSAWVLGRQMLSDLSSNVPPENPAAP; from the coding sequence ATGAAAGTATGTGTGATAGGCGCCGGCATCGTCGGCTGCGCCACGGCCTACCAGCTTGCTTTGCAGGGGTGGGAGGTGCATCTGCTGGACCAGGCCCCGGGAGCGGGACGCGGCACCAGCTTCGCGAATGGGGCTCAACTCAGCTACAGCTACGTCGAGCCCCTGGCTTCTCCGGCGACCTTGCGCGGTCTGCCCGCGATGCTCGTGTCTTCCGCTTCGCCCCTGCGCTTGCGCCTGCGTGCCGATGTCCGTCAGTGGGTGTGGTGCCTGCAGTTCCTGCGGGCTTGCACCGCGCGACAGTCGCGCCTGGGGACACGCGAATTGTTGCTGCTCGCTCAACTCAGCCGGGAGACCTTGGACAGCTGGATGGACCGGGAGGACTGGCGGTTTTCGTTCCAACGCAACGGCAAGCTGGTGCTCTGTCCGGATGCGGAGTCCTTGCGCAGGCAGCAGGCCCAACTGCAGTTTCAATCGACGCTGGGTTGCCGGCAGACGCTGCTGACGCCGCAGGAATGCGTGGACCGGGAGCCGGCCTTGCGCACATCCATCGATCAGTTCGCGGGTGGCGTCTGGACCGCGGATGAATGTGTGGGTGATCCGCATGCCTTGAGCCTGGAAATGACAGACAGCTTGCTGCGTCTGGGAGGACAAGTCCATTTCGACACGAAGGTGACGGGGTTCGTCGTCCAAGGCGATCGCGTCGCGGCCGCGGTGACACCCGGTGGGGCATTCGCCGCCGATGCGTTCGTGATCGCCAATGGCGTGGAGGCCCCCCGGCTGGCGGCATTGGTCCGGGTCACGTTGCCGATCTATCCCATCAAAGGCTACAGCATCACTTTGCCCGTGCGTGCCTCGGACAAGGCACCCCGCGTCAGCGTGACCGATCTCGGGCGCAAGACCGTGTTCGCGCCGCTGGGCGGGCGTCTGCGCGTGGCGGCCAGGGCCGAGTTGGTCGGGCATGACCTGTCCATCCCACCCGGTCGCATCCAGCAAATGATGGACGCCGCACGCCAGATGTTTCCCGAGGCCTGCGAGTTCCAGGACCCGCAGTCGTGGGCGGGCTTGCGTCCCGCGACGCCCACCGCCGTGCCCATCATCGGGCAAAGAGGCCCCGCCAATCTCTACATCAATGCGGGCCATGGGGCGCTGGGTTTCACCTTGGCCGCAGGCAGTGCCTGGGTCCTGGGGCGGCAGATGCTCAGCGATCTGTCTTCAAACGTTCCCCCAGAAAATCCAGCAGCGCCTTGA